A window of Castanea sativa cultivar Marrone di Chiusa Pesio chromosome 1, ASM4071231v1 contains these coding sequences:
- the LOC142611427 gene encoding aspartic proteinase CDR1-like: MAAALRLNTFFSTLSVIILLSLTGATKCGFTVDLIQRDSALSPSYNSSHTTFDRLYNSFARSISRANRFKLSLQSNSSSIQSNIIANDGEYLMKISLGTPALEVLGIADTGSDLIWTQCEPCEKCYKQDLPLFDPQQSSTYCNVSCNSCLCEALNTASCGTDRNNCQYSYSYGDQSFTNGDLGVETLTIGSTTSHQVTLPKIVFGCGHNNGGTFGKAVSGIIGLGGGPLSLVSQMNKCKGGKFSYCLVPLENSNFTSKINFGNNGLVSGNGVVSTPLVAKDPSTYYYVTLEGISVGNERFAYKASSKALASNKGNIIIDSGTTLTLLPQDFHNDLISAVEKATDAERVPDPRGVVSLCFRSKDDIDVPIITAHFTGADVKLKPINTFARIYDDLVCFTMKPSDGLPIFGNIAQINFLVGYDLKAKKVSFLPADCTKH; encoded by the coding sequence ATGGCTGCTGCTTTGAGATTAAACACATTCTTCTCTACTTTATCAGTAATAATTTTACTGTCATTGACAGGTGCTACTAAATGTGGTTTCACTGTTGATCTCATACAACGTGATTCAGCACTATCTCCATCTTACAATTCGTCTCACACCACCTTTGATCGCTTGTATAATTCTTTTGCCCGTTCCATTTCACGGGCTAATCGTTTCAAGCTAAGCTTACAATCCAATAGTTCATCAATCCAATCAAACATAATAGCTAATGACGGAGAATACCTCATGAAGATTTCCCTTGGAACCCCTGCACTTGAGGTGCTTGGCATTGCAGATACAGGCAGTGATCTAATATGGACACAATGTGAGCcatgtgaaaaatgttataagCAAGACCTTCCTCTCTTTGATCCTCAGCAATCTTCAACATATTGTAACGTGTCCTGCAATTCATGTCTTTGTGAGGCATTAAACACTGCCTCTTGTGGCACTGACCGAAACAACTGCCAGTATAGTTATTCATATGGAGACCAATCATTCACTAATGGTGATCTTGGCGTCGAAACCTTAACCATTGGCTCGACTACTAGCCATCAGGTCACATTACCGAAGATTGTATTTGGCTGCGGGCACAATAACGGTGGTACCTTTGGTAAGGCAGTGTCAGGAATAATTGGCCTAGGAGGTGGCCCTCTTTCTCTAGTCTCTCAAATGAACAAGTGTAAAGgtggaaaattttcttattgtttagttcccttagaaaattcaaattttacaagCAAGATTAATTTTGGTAACAATGGCTTGGTTTCTGGCAATGGTGTGGTTTCAACACCCTTGGTTGCAAAAGATCCTTCCACATACTATTACGTTACTCTAGAGGGCATTAGTGTTGGGAACGAGAGGTTTGCCTATAAGGCTTCTTCTAAGGCTCTTGCTAGTAATAAGGGTAACATCATTATTGACTCAGGGACAACTCTTACCCTTCTTCCACAGGATTTTCATAATGATTTGATATCAGCCGTAGAGAAAGCTACTGATGCTGAACGTGTTCCTGACCCGAGGGGTGTTGTTAGTCTTTGTTTCAGGTCTAAAGATGACATTGATGTCCCAATTATCACGGCTCATTTTACTGGTGCTGATGTGAAGTTGAAGCCAATCAATACGTTTGCTAGAATCTATGATGATTTGGTTTGCTTCACCATGAAACCATCTGATGGTTTGCCCATCTTTGGGAACATTGCTCAGATAAACTTCTTGGTCGGGTATGACCTTAAGGCCAAGAAAGTGTCCTTCCTGCCAGCTGATTGCACCAAGCACTAG
- the LOC142611438 gene encoding aspartic proteinase CDR1-like has protein sequence MAAALRINTFISTLSVILLLKLTEATNSGFTVDLIKCDSTVSPLYNSSHTHFDRLYNAFARSVSRANRFKPSLQSKSSIQSNVIANDGEYLIKISLGTPAIEVLGIVDTGSDLIWTQCEPCEKCYKQDLPLFDPQQSSTYGNVPCNSSPCKALDTATCGTDKNTCQYSYSYGDQSFTNGDLGVETLTIGLTTGHQVTLPNIVFGCGHNNDGTFGEAGSGIIGLGGGPLSLVSQLHNSIGGKFSYCLVPTENSNVTSKINFGGNGLDSGNGVVSTPMVAKDPSTFYYLTLEGISVGNKRFAYKASSKAVASNEGNIIIDSGTTLTFLPPEFHADLVAALVKAIDAERVRDPRGVLSLCFRSIDDIDVPIITAHFTGADVKLKAINTFARMDDDLVCFTMIPSESLAIFGNLAQINFLVEYDLKAKKVSFLPADCTKH, from the coding sequence ATGGCTGCTGCTTTGAGAATAAACACTTTCATCTCTACTTTATCAGTCATACTTTTACTTAAGTTGACAGAAGCTACTAATAGTGGTTTCACTGTTGATCTCATAAAGTGTGATTCGACAGTGTCTCCATTGTACAATTCGTCTCACACCCATTTTGATCGCTTGTATAATGCTTTTGCTCGTTCCGTTTCACGGGCTAATCGTTTCAAGCCAAGCTTACAATCCAAGAGTTCAATCCAATCAAACGTAATAGCTAATGATGGAGAATACCTCATTAAAATTTCCCTTGGAACCCCGGCAATTGAGGTGCTTGGCATTGTAGATACAGGCAGTGATCTAATATGGACACAATGTGAGCCATGTGAAAAATGTTACAAGCAAGACCTTCCTCTCTTTGATCCTCAGCAATCTTCTACATATGGTAACGTACCCTGCAATTCAAGTCCTTGCAAGGCATTAGACACTGCCACTTGTGGCACTGATAAAAACACCTGCCAGTATAGTTACTCATATGGAGACCAGTCATTCACTAATGGTGATCTTGGTGTTGAAACCTTAACCATTGGTTTGACTACTGGCCATCAAGTCACATTACCGAATATTGTGTTTGGGTGCGGGCACAATAATGACGGTACATTTGGTGAGGCAGGGTCAGGCATAATTGGCCTAGGAGGTGGCCCTCTTTCTCTGGTCTCTCAACTACACAATTCAATTGgtggaaaattttcttattgtttagttCCCACAGAAAATTCAAATGTTACAAGCAAGATTAATTTTGGTGGCAATGGCTTGGATTCTGGCAATGGTGTGGTTTCAACACCCATGGTTGCAAAAGATCCTTCGACATTCTATTACCTTACTCTAGAGGGCATTAGTGTTGGGAACAAGAGGTTTGCCTATAAGGCTTCTTCTAAGGCTGTTGCTAGTAATGAGGGTAACATTATTATTGACTCAGGGACTACTTTAACCTTTCTTCCACCTGAGTTTCATGCTGATTTGGTAGCAGCCTTAGTGAAAGCTATTGATGCTGAACGTGTTCGTGACCCAAGGGGTGTTCTAAGTCTTTGTTTCAGGTCTATAGATGACATTGATGTCCCGATTATCACGGCTCATTTTACTGGTGCTGATGTGAAGTTGAAGGCAATCAATACGTTTGCTAGAATGGATGATGATTTGGTTTGCTTCACCATGATACCATCTGAGAGTTTGGCCATCTTTGGGAACTTGGcccagataaacttcttggtGGAGTATGACCTGAAGGCCAAGAAAGTGTCCTTCCTGCCTGCGGATTGCACCAAGCACTAG